The Gossypium hirsutum isolate 1008001.06 chromosome D06, Gossypium_hirsutum_v2.1, whole genome shotgun sequence genome contains the following window.
TATGGAGAATACCTATACATCCATCTATATTACCTAGTATGTCTAATCAACAAAATAAATGTCATGTTTGGTCTACAAATATAATCGTTTACGTGTAATGCAATTAACCAGATGATATCCAATAAAGTTAACAGTCAGATGTTAGAATTTATTatagaaatttttatattaagagttgaattatattttgtttttatttaaaataatagtaaattaatttatgtattttttattaaaaatatattaattttttgttaaaatttttatctatttttattattaaaaattaatttttgtatatcAGTATGATGTATACATAGCACGttattttttaatagtacaaataaatgaaatgtttagcaaaaaataaaaaaaaactagtatgctctttaatctaacatatataatatgtattctaatttttaatataggaatttctatgatatttttattaatttttttaatagatagACAGAGTGGAGATAAGTGGAGAGACCAAGAGATTGATGAGAATAGATAAAATGCCTAATTTTATACTTGATTTGGAGATTATTTCGAGTTGTCTTTTGGCTCATGGGTGCATGGGACTAGGTTAATTTCCTTCATTCTTGATTGGCAAAGTTCACAAGATCATGTGCAAGCAGCacctctaaaatagaaaatttgctTTATACtccttaaaatttataatattttgagttaatatatgttaatctgtctctttaaaaataataaaattttgatttaatcttttttaaaactataaagATATGCTAATTAATACAATGGTGAATTTAtattataacttttattaaaatatataacttaatctctcgacttccaaaaaaaattttgaactttacCCCTATGTGCAAGCTTGACAAAagtataaaagttataaaaaattaatattttaaaatcgtaaaaaatcaattaaatgctGACATGTCGTTCATATGGCAACTCACATGTATGCCATGTCGGCAaagttaataaatgttaaattttctatcgattttgaggtgatttgataaaaaaatataactacaagggttaaaagagacgaaaaattaaatagaagattAAAATAGCTTTctatataaaattggagggtcaaataaattattatacatttCCATAATTGTGGAGTTTGTATTGATATAAATAAAGCCAAATGTTGAAATATAAttgggaaagaaaaaagaaaataaattataagaatGAAGATTTTCCTAGTCCTATATAGCATCATATGACTTTAAAGATTACAAGATTGATGCCGAAATCCTTGAATCTTCTTGGATGATAATAAAAGTAAAGGTACTAGACTAAAAATGGTGTGTAAAGTCAATTATTGAGGCATTTTGGTTAATTTTTCAAAGATTTAATTTCACCTACTCCAAACTATTTTCAAATTCTAATTATAATTTCACCAACGGAGAATATACATTGTAGTTGTTCGTAAGTATAGTTTTaatgaaaggattaaattgtaaattatacatttaaaggggataaaattttaaccaatgaCGAAGTCAGGGGTTGATAAGGGTCCGACCcctttaaatagtaaaattgtagttttactatcgtaaaaaatatacaatttaattttgtccAGAAATATTTTCTAGTTTCGCCCCTGATTTTAACATGTGATATAAAATCGATTTTATGAACTTGGCATAGAAAATCAAgacttatattaatataaaagaattcttaaaaaaatattaattataattgaaaagAAAACGTGGGTTGGAATTCATCCAAATACAGTATAACAAATTATGTCTTAATAATCCTCTGAATGAATTAATTACTGTGACATAAAAGCAACTTAATCAcgtaattaaattaaacattaacaAAGTATAGGATCAAATAaactttttaagttaaaaaaatcttcatctttgattttaaagTTCAATAGAGAGCTTCCTTTGATGTAAGCACTCCAAAACCCTTGGCATCTGCCCTTTTCATGATCCTCAATCTCTTGCATGATTCCATAAACATCCTGCAAATTGTCAATTCAACctattaattatttacttaatttaagtcttttttcaactttttttttattttagacttgcttttaaaatttgaaatattttgccAATGAAGTTTTAGTTTAATTGGTATTGACGTTGCAGGAGGACGTGAATTTAAGTGAGTTGGAGCGgcttatcctcctatttaagggttggggagggGTATGGATAGTTCTAGTCATTGTATCAAAAAGACCAGACATGATAAAAATCTATAATGAGAtcaatatgtttaaaaaaaattctaaatattttccATGAGATAATCACTTTTCTTATCGAACAAAAAATACCCACAACgtaaaaaatgttataaatataaatatatgaatatgaattttACTAATTACTATTAAACTAAATctgaatttaaatatttgtaCCTTAATGCATCGTTTAGTTATTTAGTATATTAATATAACGAATAGAATAATGGGTAAAACTCTAGTAAAACAGGtagaagaaattttattttaatattatattatcctataaaaaattttacgtttaaaatttgatttttgtttataatagagtgaaatgtttaaaaattaaggataaaatgtataatatttttttacaatttaaaatctatatttatcaAGAAATCTAatatattcaataattaattttaagtaatatatcaaatagttttataacttaaattttcaatatttaatctTTCAACacttatttttcattaatttatttactaattCATATGCTAagacttattttaaaaaaactatattttgaCTAAACGAAACATAATTGATAaggaatgaaattttttttttaaactagaAATGTTTATGAGTTAAGTGCTTTGCCTAGTCCTATTAGGTCAACCCATTTAAGTTGAGTTTGgacttaaattttttaatcttGGGCTGATCCTGACctgttttattattcaaaaataaatttattctaatatttattatttataatattttataattaaatttaaataaaatatttttattaattttaaatagcTAGGGTCATTCAGGCTAACTCAAACTcagttctaattttttttaatattcaaccTGCACCTAACCTAAACTGATTGAATCCATTAACACTTAGTTTAAACTAACCTTAGCCAAGACCAGATTTGTCATCTGAGTGGAAATCGTTGTCCAAAAATGTACATTTTCATGTGGGTTTCACTAATGTTGACAACATTGGTCTGAAGGTCCAACCTCATGGAAGCCCAACCTAGAGCACATGTCACAAATTTGcctgtgttttattttttatgtatctaTTAGGTTggatttttttaatatgaattcaatatttataattattgaaTTCCTGTGGTTGGTCTGTGATCAAGGGATATTTTCTTATAGAATCTGCTCCGATTTGAACCTCTAGGGAACAGGTAGTAAGTTTTTATGtaagttaatttcttttaaaGTAGTGTGATATGTGAGTATATCTCTATTGTGTGTAAAGTAAATATTAATTCCGGTAAAACTATCACGACCATTTCTGTATTggaagtcagattgcattttgtcccctcTACTTAAAAAATGGGAAAATTAGTCCTTCTATGTTAGATGATGAAGgagcaaattgatcatttctattaaaaatttcatctgtTTGTATTGTTAAAGACTGACATAGTTGATGGAATAACCAGACAATTACACATGGCACGCCACATTTACCTCATACTAACATATAATGACCAGTTTTTAACAGGATGACttgtttgctctttgatctaatgactaatttgtccattttttaatAGAGAagcaaaatacaatctaattccaaatatatgtacatttatattactTTTACTACTAACCCCCTTAATTGTAcataatatttacattattagtTTCAAAGATATTTTTCGATTTAGGAAAACTCTAAGCTATCAAATTTCAAGTGAATTACAAATTTATATTAACCTTTAATTCATGATCGcttaaaataatttatagaaataataatttaataaaatattaaatgaaattaaatagtataGACTTACTCCCAGGGAACATCTCCAACTAACATCCAGTCTCCATCTTTGTCTTCATAAATGGGAACGAATTCACAGCTTTCTGCATTCCTTAATGCCTCCCCTGTCAACAATAATATGCATTTATGTATTTTTCAAGCatttaattagttaataatttatttgtttgttttctttagatatttctctttgatttttaattttattatagaaaAATGTATATTAAATAATGCTTTATATGATTTTACTTAGTTTTTGTATAAAAAAAGTCTTaatgttttgattaattaattgaattatgaaatcttaaattgttttctttttatgtGTATACATACAATGATTACCTTAGAAAACATGGggactattttttttttttggaaatctccaaatatatatatatatataatatatattaagaagAAACTAACCtctttgaagttttttttttaatgaaaacatctTTGAAGCATGGTCAGAAATATTACCATGCcagaatgaaaattatttttggtatatattcaaaattgtaatatttttatttttatatatataaaaaggtgAGAAGGGATTAGCTCAGTTGGCATcgacattattgtaagaataagaggacgtgagtttgaacacaataaaagataaattattttatggactctTCCCATTACATCACCACGGTCTCTTcccaattatttaatgacatttcagtaatttttttcatgtcatacataattttgattatttttttaccaTGAATTCTGGATTCTGAACTTATAACCCCGAACTTTGACCCCAAACCCAAAATCTCAAACTCGAACTCTAAACCTTGATGTGATTGGGGTTGAGGGTTCGAGGTCTAGGGttcaatgtaaaaaaaattctcaaaattatgtgtcaatgacatggaaaaaattgttgaaatgtcattaaataattggaaaaaGACCATGAGTAATGTGGTGGAAAGggtttataaaataatttctcgagATAAAGTGtgtttatcctcctatttaagggtaaGAAAGAATTATGAGTAGTTCTAGACATATATATGTTTATCGCGACtcttaatatatgtaaaatatttaaattcactTAATACCATTGATATATTTGAGAATGTGGGTATAGCAGGAGTAGTTTTTGACTCACAaggaaaattccaaaaaaaatattaaggtgATCCTTCAAGATGTATTTTaatgcttaattttaattaaaaatacctACTTAAATATCAAAAGCACATCCCGGAAACCAACTCTAGCATTTTTTTTCAAGCATATAATACCTCCAATCCGTCAACAGATATAGTCATTTACTACTTTTGCATGGTGAAAACAAattgaagatgaagaagaaaatatatcataaataataaCTTACCAAAAAGCTTTTCCAATGCCTTTGCTAGATGAGGGTAACCTTCATGCATGCCTAAATCAATTTTACGAAGAAAAGGAGCTCCATCCATGCAAACTTTAACGTACATCTTTGATGCTTTAACCGACCCATCTTTATCACTAAAACTATTCTTTTTCCGATATGAACATACCGGCGGCCACCCCACAACTTGATTCTTGATTGTCGTTTTCTTCCTATTTCCCTCCTCGACGTCGTCCTCCGAAATCTCTGAAAAAGccctttttttctcatttttatcgATCATTACATTGCAACGGTGACTGGAATCACTATCGGCACCAGGGAGTCCCAACCTCAACTCCGTGATTTCGAGTCCCAGACCTTCCTTGCCCATATTTTTGCTTACAAATTTGCAGCTCTTTTACTTTTGGTTTTAATATATAGGTTTTTTTCCTAAGAGAAAAAATGGATAGTAGTTTGCAAACCGATTAAGGAATACTTAAGGGGAAAGAAAGAGACATAGTGGGAGCAATTTAGGTCAAGTTCTAGGGTTAGTGGTCGGTCATATGAGAGGCAAAAGTGGGGACTTAGTTCCTCTCATcatatatatgtttgaatatatataaacacaatCAAAGGCCGGCAACATAAGTTGGACATGGGGACATGATCTTGGGAGCTGTTGGAGGGATTGGTGGGATTTAATTCTAGCcgtttgatttgatgaattttgaaacatATCCATGTGATATCTGCTTGAATGGAAAGTTTCTTTTTACGATTAAATTATGGAATGAAAGACCAACCAAAAGCAGCACCATGATATAGGGACAACTATGTTTTTTGCAATATTAATATCTTATAGTTAATTATTTAGCTATATGTATGTAGCACaaaagtttttgaattttttttatgtaagttAAATTCCAAATTAGTTTATTAGTTGGTTCTCACAAACCACACTAAAGGTTTAGGAAGTTGGGTCACAAtcccaaaaatgaaaaattattcttttaatctctttaaaaattattaaattttaatttaatttaatgataaaattatttacagaaaaatcaaacaatttacttatCAAACTTGAAGTTACAATCTCTAGATATTACttgaatgtaaaaaaaattctttgattCTTCTCTTCAATAAAGCTTAGATCAAATTATGGTCAGGACTTTACTTTGAATTGATGTAGTTTATTTCAAGTGTTGTTGAGACTTACTCTTAAAAATGGGTTCTTTTTAGTTGACAAAATCATATTAAAAGGAGTTTGGTGTAAGTGTCTTCAAGACTTATCTAGGATATTTGAGTCCACTTTGTCAATTTATTGCTCATGAGGTTCTTGAATCGAAGCATTGTCATACTTAGTTTCATGTAATGAGCTCAAATAGTTAATTCTTAAAAAGAGTAGGCCTCAATTTATATCTAAAATTCACGTATTAATGGCAAAGGACTCAATCGGTTTTCCTTTACATATTTGACATCCTTCCGTTGTTGTGGTCTTATGAGCTCATCATACTAAAATACGATGAGTGCTATAAAATTAGTTGATGAATTTTCGCCCAAATTGTTCCTAGTTGTCAATCACCTAGATTAAATATCAGTATACCAATTGAATGTATTTTCTTTGAGTGGTCAAGCGAACTACTTCACGTGACATCTCCTCCAGTGTCATCATATTGTAGGCCGTGGAACTTTTGAGGTTTATAGGTTTCTAGTATCCTCGAACAATCAAATTGAGTGTATGATTTTACATATGTGTATAAAGGCGGGGCAACAGTTTTGATTTGATCTTTGATGGTTTCCTTAATAAGTTTTTTAAGTTGATTTGAAGAAACATTTTGAAGTCTTTCTTCCACAGCCTTGTAAAATTTCACCAACTTCATGAGGAGCTTGATGTTGAGTTTTGCTTGCATATGTCAAGACTACTTTCACTTAATCTCTTATTTTGTGTCATCATTAAAACAAGTTAAATGATAGGTAAAAGTACAATTATGTTGAAAATCATGACCTTATAACCATACTTGATTACCCTAAAACCGTTTAAGTTATCTTTTTTATTAAAGGATCTgtcatgtaaaatttttttaaacaatttcattatagattctgatcatatttattctttttgacacaatgtctagaactaccataccccctccccaacccataaataggaggataatgcgctttaacACTCTTAAACCCACGTTCTCCTACATTAGTAACAATGCCCATGCTGattgaactaagactcaatcgacatttGTCATGTAACCTTGagtgtaaatatatattttttttcctatGTGAGATTAGCACCATACTTAATATTCAATAATTGGCATGATTTAGATGGATGATGCATGCGTGAATGGTCATGATCATGAAGAGTTATATAAGTATACTGTCGTTAGTGGCAtttgattgatatatatatatatggaaacaTCATTGAGCTAGTTGATGTACGATCATGTCTGGAGATATATATTGATCGAGTCCCCATGCATAAGAAAACGATGATCACCACAATAGCTAACAAGTACAAGAAGAAGTGGTCCAGCAAGTTGGGCATGACTGAAATTTCTCTTGTAAAAGGCATACACTACCAGCAGGACTGCAGGAGAGTCAACTCCAACGGGTCCCTGTCGCCATTACCGCGTCAATTTATACATATGCCAGCAATGTTGCTCTAGTTGGAAAGTGTTTGTTCCATTTTTCTTCTTGAAGAATCTTTTCTATGGACAATAATTTTTATGGGagatatataattttttgttatagcACTTTATGGTAGGGGCTCACACGGTAAGAGATGCAAAGAGCCGTTACACTGGGGACGGTTCTCGTTATTGATGGTACAAAGCTAGAATGGAGGTTTAGAGGTGCTGAAGTCATATATTTTAGCCAAGTGTAAACACCATGTTTGCTATTTGTCCTCTCTATCTATGGAAGAGGGGGTACCTAGAGGAGAAGAAATTGGAATTAGTCTCTCATCCCATGATTACTTTTTTGAAGAAGTCCAATTTAAATTCTGACTAAAGTATGATCCAGATGTGATCACCTTCAAAGCTGGTGAACTTGAAAAATTGGAAGCATAAATGATACTGAATCTGATGCGATCATTGTCCTAAGTCGTATCAGAGTGATGTCTTCTTCATAATAACAAGGGGTGCTCATGTATGGAAGGCATAGGAAGTATTTAGGAATAGGAGTATAACAGTTTTTAATTGCTCCAAAATTAGATTTTGATAGTAAATTTGTGATGTTCAGAAATTGTTATAtccaattcatttttattttgattaaaaaatttaaattcacaattcatttaatattttatattaatatttatatattttattattaatttttaaaaaatttaattactaaataataattttggtcaAATCAATTAAACATGAATGAAATGGATCTATTGAATCTCATAAATAACCTACCCTTGATTAAATCTACGATCGTCACAAAAATCATATTGGAGCTTATATAAATTATGATCTAAGTCACTTCTAGAGCTTGTTTTAGGAACAACACAAAATATATCTAGATTATAAGCTTACAAGGGTGAAGTTTGGAGACGCGAAAGACAAAAAAGAAGTTTAGAAtaacttaaattaaatatttcataattaaaagGACTGAAATTATTATCATGTTGAAGTAAGTTTTAGAAGTTAGACATGAAACTTGTCTTATTTATTGGTACGTTTGATCAAAATATTCTGATAATTTGTTTGTTCCTTTTTTAGGATATTGTGTAGTCAATCCTGTGTTTATCATTAGAGAATGTTTATTATTAGAGAAGAGATTGAATCAAGCAAGATTACTTTTCAAGAAGTCTTATATGATCTACTTACCTTGTATGATAACATATGTTATTCAAGAATATACGGGTTGACTTTATGATattttgtattattatattaaggATAATTGATTTGATGTGACTTAATCAAGACAGATTGAAGCTTACCTTGTGAGGATGGATGTGTGCTTTAAATATGGAAGGTTTGATCAATCTTGATAGAAGTTAGACTACTAAGGCAAGTTGAGTTGAGTGGCACTTGATAATGCCCACTGTAAATTGTCACGGTGAAGTTACTTGCCATAATTGAGTTGGCAATTTAATTAAGCAAAATCTTTGAAAATGTGAATGTATTGATATGTTGAAGATACTATTGTCCATCTATGGAAAGCAATATGTTGCTATTGAAGATTGGATTGAATTCGAGTGAATCAATTCAACATGTGTTATGTGGACATTTTATCGAGATTGTGCTACTGATTTTAAAAGACCATATCTTCAGCATATTGtacttttattaatatattatgtaatgCTAATTTTAAGGGGTTGCT
Protein-coding sequences here:
- the LOC121218655 gene encoding auxin-induced protein AUX22, producing MGKEGLGLEITELRLGLPGADSDSSHRCNVMIDKNEKKRAFSEISEDDVEEGNRKKTTIKNQVVGWPPVCSYRKKNSFSDKDGSVKASKMYVKVCMDGAPFLRKIDLGMHEGYPHLAKALEKLFGEALRNAESCEFVPIYEDKDGDWMLVGDVPWEMFMESCKRLRIMKRADAKGFGVLTSKEALY